The genomic stretch CCGCGAAACAGCTGCCTatgctacaatcccgctctgttttgagttctttcggtgtcgtgttgatgtcttgcaaagctAATTTTCACGAGCATTGTAGTATTCTGGTACGTTAAAGCTCAACACATGACGCTGTCCTTGACTACGATAaatttgaacaacaaaaaaaaacattctttatATTTGATTATCCTTTAATGCATTTTCAACAAATCGTTATACAATTCGGTTAGTATATGTTATAAGATCTTATAATTAACGGACAAGAAGCGGAACCTGTTCAGAAAAAAATGGTACTTGAGCTAATTATAAGGGCGCGGGGACAGTATTCCCCAAAACACACTAGCTAACAACTAGCAACTGctggaaagaaaatgaaaaggtaTACCGTATAACATAAAAACACAATTTAGACTACCAAAAGGTGAACCATCTTATTAAACTACAATCGGCAATTCAATAATACTACAATACATATGAAAAAAGGttacaaattaaaatatatGTAGAAGTTGAAAGTCATTTCAGCTATTATTACAGCTATGATTCTATAAATAATCGTTACATTCACAGAAAAGACAAACTACATTCGAGGGCAACctaatgccccccccccccccccccccggcaacTAGAAAAGGTCAACAGTGAAAAGTACCTCACGAGATGGTGTTGTTCGAAAAATTACGCTTTCTTATTCTACAAAACCACTTTGAACTTTTCAACAATAATTATACCACTGGTAAGATCATATTATATCTTATCAAAAACCTGGATTCGGTTATTGTCCTTATCACACACAACTATCCTTCCATCACTAAGATTTGCTGTCGACCTTGGATTCTTCAACTCTCCTCTCTCACTACCTTCACTTCCAAACTTTGCAACAAACTTTCCACTCAGTTCAAATAACTGAACCCTGTGATTTCCTGCATCACAGACCATTAACAATCCTTCTTTGTTCACAGATAAGCAAAAGGGCTCATTGAACTCTCCATCCTTGATTCCCAGTTTtccaaattttgaaataaaccttCCGTCAAGATTAAACATTTTAATGGAACGGTCACTAAAGTCTGAGACTATAAAATGTTGACCGTGTTGGATACAGTGAAAGGGATTGACCAAAGAACCTGCTTCACCAAATTTACGTAAATACCCCCCACTAGAAGAGAATATCTTGATTAATCTGTTaccataatcagcaacaataataTCACCGTtgccgtttattgataaacctcCAGGGTAACTAAGTTGACTATCACGACTTCCTTTTTTACCAAGATTACTGAGAAAGTTACCATTACGATCAAAGACTTGCACCCTGTGGTTCAAACAGTCTGCCACTACAATATTGCCATGACTATCAAAAGCGATCCCTTTAGGGCCCTGGAACTCACCATTATTCTGACCCCTCCTACCAAATGATCTCACGTGGGTACCGTCACTACTAAACACTGAAACCCTGTGGTTACCGTAATCAGTCACAGCAATTTCATCCTGACCATTCACTGTCACACCCCAGGGCTTTTTAAGCATTCCAACAGATTCACCTTCTTGTCCAAATGACAGCACAGATCTGAAGCGCCTGGTTTGTACCTGAGCCTCAAGAGGACTGTCATGAATATTTGCCCCTTTATTCCCAGCTATTACTTTACTACTTTCTTTACCATTAGCTCCTGATTGTTGCGCTTTAGTTTCGCTAAAAACAAATTCTACTTTACCTATCCCCTCGCTCATGCTCAACAGGttaatcagtttttcacttttagtgAAACTAAACCGAGGAATATATTCAGTGTCACGGTTTTCTTGGGTGCTCTGTTCCTGCAGGATTGTATCAAATGTTTCACTGAATCCAAGGATTTCAGTGCTAAAGCTTCGTTTCAACAGAGTTTCAGTTTGTTCAATTGCGGATTCAattatttttaactgtttttccACTTCGTCTTTTTT from Porites lutea chromosome 1, jaPorLute2.1, whole genome shotgun sequence encodes the following:
- the LOC140947106 gene encoding E3 ubiquitin-protein ligase TRIM71-like, translating into MDIKTLLDNLHDEVSCSVCMCTFTDPKQMPCLHNFCLHCLNGIQRTSGVRGKITCPECRRQFQISGSGNPSELPTNFRINSLLDVLAIKECSTVNVKCRNCDKRSAQTSYCFQCCSFWCEECIVGHNIIRENKDHRTLALKDFRDQDIKAVLERPAFCQKKHHENKELEFFCKGCKVAICNTCAVTLHEGHGKMPLQEATDERKTQINSMIRSLKDKVVEKQREVEQFNQRSIAFQSKVTEVKSQVQSCVDQIIAIIEARKQDIFDAVDNQAAKSLESLSQKKDEVEKQLKIIESAIEQTETLLKRSFSTEILGFSETFDTILQEQSTQENRDTEYIPRFSFTKSEKLINLLSMSEGIGKVEFVFSETKAQQSGANGKESSKVIAGNKGANIHDSPLEAQVQTRRFRSVLSFGQEGESVGMLKKPWGVTVNGQDEIAVTDYGNHRVSVFSSDGTHVRSFGRRGQNNGEFQGPKGIAFDSHGNIVVADCLNHRVQVFDRNGNFLSNLGKKGSRDSQLSYPGGLSINGNGDIIVADYGNRLIKIFSSSGGYLRKFGEAGSLVNPFHCIQHGQHFIVSDFSDRSIKMFNLDGRFISKFGKLGIKDGEFNEPFCLSVNKEGLLMVCDAGNHRVQLFELSGKFVAKFGSEGSERGELKNPRSTANLSDGRIVVCDKDNNRIQVFDKI